A section of the Dehalobacter sp. DCM genome encodes:
- a CDS encoding ABC transporter ATP-binding protein, which produces MPILETKSLRKYYRSGETAVHALDGIDLQVEKSEFVAVVGTSGSGKSTLLHMLGGLDRPTSGTVIVDGKEIFLLKDEELTIFRRRKIGFVFQNYNLVPVLNVYENIVLPVQLDGNEPDQEYVSQIIETLGLNSKLNNLPNNLSGGQQQRVAIARAMASKPAIILADEPTGNLDSKTSQDVLGLLKVTSEKFRQTVVMITHNIEIAQLADRIVRIEDGKIMGGGRV; this is translated from the coding sequence ATGCCAATATTGGAGACAAAAAGCTTAAGAAAATATTATCGAAGCGGTGAGACCGCAGTCCATGCGCTGGATGGTATCGATTTGCAGGTTGAGAAGTCGGAATTTGTTGCGGTTGTTGGAACTTCGGGCAGCGGAAAATCTACACTGCTGCATATGCTTGGCGGTCTTGATCGGCCTACAAGCGGTACTGTAATTGTTGACGGCAAAGAAATCTTTTTGCTGAAGGACGAGGAACTGACAATTTTCCGACGGCGGAAAATTGGCTTTGTATTCCAGAACTACAATCTCGTTCCGGTATTAAATGTTTACGAAAATATTGTCCTGCCTGTTCAGCTGGACGGAAATGAACCGGATCAGGAGTATGTTAGTCAGATTATCGAAACCTTAGGTCTGAACAGCAAACTGAACAATCTACCTAACAACCTCTCCGGAGGCCAGCAGCAGCGCGTTGCCATAGCCAGGGCGATGGCTTCAAAACCGGCTATTATCCTGGCCGACGAGCCCACCGGCAATTTAGACAGCAAAACAAGCCAGGATGTGCTCGGGCTCCTCAAAGTGACAAGCGAGAAGTTCAGACAGACCGTTGTAATGATCACGCATAATATTGAGATCGCGCAGCTTGCCGACCGCATCGTCCGCATTGAGGACGGAAAAATCATGGGCGGTGGACGCGTATGA
- a CDS encoding pyridoxamine 5'-phosphate oxidase family protein, translating to MSILNENVSKLLNEAKTWTIATLGETPNAVPILFKKVRTDESLVLFDVFMQKTLDNIVKNNNVAVTVYNESTLEGYQIKGTAEYSTAKDLVDEGNTATSAFKLTTKGAVIVKIKQVIVLTPGPDIGKVLFSK from the coding sequence ATGAGTATTCTTAATGAAAACGTCAGTAAATTATTGAATGAGGCTAAAACATGGACGATAGCCACATTAGGTGAAACGCCGAATGCGGTTCCTATTCTTTTTAAAAAAGTTCGGACAGACGAAAGTCTGGTGCTTTTTGATGTTTTTATGCAAAAAACTTTAGATAATATTGTAAAAAACAATAATGTTGCTGTGACAGTATATAATGAGTCAACTTTAGAGGGCTATCAGATAAAAGGTACGGCCGAATATTCCACCGCGAAGGACTTAGTGGATGAAGGTAATACAGCAACCAGCGCTTTTAAATTAACAACAAAGGGTGCTGTAATTGTTAAAATCAAACAAGTCATTGTTCTGACCCCTGGTCCAGATATTGGCAAAGTATTATTTTCAAAGTAA
- the scfB gene encoding thioether cross-link-forming SCIFF peptide maturase, protein MIHVFTMNGCNIAVDGNSGSVHVLDNISNNILKNMEKFTPLDEILDLSGVDYSAEDIVEAYNEIMILKEQNLLFSSDEIISEAIATKKNTDGMKALCLHVSHDCNLNCEYCFASKGDYRSGRKLMSGEVALKAVDFLVENSGERQHIEIDFFGGEPLMNFEVVEKAVVYGRQIENKSDKKFHFTITTNGTLLDKYKIEFINEQMDNVVISLDGRKEVHDAIRYDKAGRGSYDRIVPLAQELVAGRKGKSYFIRGTYTAKNKDFSKDVMHLADLGFKEISIEPVVGSENKFFIKESDSPEILREYEEFAVEYLKCLREGKDIRFYHFNVDLYKGPCIYKRVAACGAGFEYFAVSPEGYLYPCHQFVGQEGFVVGDIYNGINNVLLCNSFKGNNILSKEKCRDCWAKLLCAGGCHANAWYSNGDIAQPNDIACTLQKKRIECAIMIQVARQIDSKVPAGG, encoded by the coding sequence ATGATTCATGTATTTACAATGAATGGCTGCAATATAGCGGTTGACGGTAACAGTGGCAGCGTGCATGTGCTTGATAATATAAGTAATAATATTCTTAAGAATATGGAGAAATTTACCCCGCTTGATGAAATTCTTGATCTTTCGGGTGTAGATTATTCAGCAGAAGATATTGTTGAAGCCTACAATGAAATAATGATCCTAAAAGAACAGAACCTTCTTTTTAGTTCTGATGAAATCATTTCTGAGGCCATAGCAACGAAGAAGAATACCGACGGGATGAAGGCGCTTTGTCTTCATGTTTCCCATGACTGCAACCTGAATTGCGAATACTGTTTTGCTTCCAAGGGAGATTATCGTAGCGGACGGAAGCTAATGTCCGGGGAAGTGGCGTTAAAAGCTGTAGATTTCTTAGTTGAAAACTCCGGAGAAAGGCAGCATATCGAAATTGATTTCTTCGGGGGTGAACCCCTGATGAATTTTGAAGTAGTTGAGAAGGCTGTCGTTTATGGAAGGCAAATCGAAAATAAAAGCGATAAGAAATTTCATTTTACGATTACAACGAATGGGACTTTGCTGGATAAGTATAAAATCGAATTTATCAATGAGCAGATGGATAATGTCGTGATTAGTCTTGATGGGAGAAAGGAAGTTCATGATGCTATCCGCTATGATAAAGCCGGAAGAGGAAGCTATGACAGGATTGTTCCTCTTGCTCAGGAACTCGTTGCCGGAAGAAAAGGAAAGAGTTATTTTATCAGGGGAACTTATACCGCCAAAAATAAGGATTTTTCAAAAGATGTAATGCATCTGGCTGATCTTGGCTTTAAAGAAATATCGATTGAGCCGGTTGTTGGCTCAGAAAACAAATTTTTTATCAAGGAATCGGATAGCCCGGAGATACTTCGAGAATATGAAGAATTTGCAGTAGAATATTTAAAATGCCTGCGTGAAGGAAAAGATATTCGCTTTTATCATTTTAATGTGGATTTATATAAAGGCCCTTGCATCTATAAAAGAGTTGCAGCCTGTGGGGCAGGATTTGAATATTTTGCGGTGTCGCCGGAGGGTTATCTTTATCCGTGTCACCAATTTGTGGGTCAAGAGGGGTTTGTCGTGGGCGATATATATAATGGGATTAACAATGTGCTGCTTTGTAATAGCTTTAAAGGCAATAATATTCTAAGTAAAGAAAAATGCAGGGACTGCTGGGCCAAATTGTTATGTGCAGGCGGTTGTCATGCCAATGCCTGGTATTCTAACGGAGATATTGCCCAACCCAATGATATTGCCTGTACTTTGCAGAAAAAGAGAATCGAATGTGCCATTATGATTCAGGTAGCAAGACAGATAGATAGTAAAGTTCCTGCAGGGGGGTAA
- a CDS encoding ABC transporter permease, translating to MIRVKNKKAIRNLSDKSLRASRLRNSVAVIAIILTTVLFTALFTIGGSIMDTLQENTMRQVGTRAHAGFKFLTQQQYDSVCKDPKIKDISYNILIGFGENPELNKIHTEIRWTEAKAAEWSYSIPTTGSLPEERHEVAASTDVLDALGVLHQLGAQVPLEFTANGVYYSQTFTLSGFWEQDKALAANQVYLSREYCDAVAPVITIPVYENPNADMSYLAGSINPSFWFATSWDIDGQVSALMARCGFDPQYVNSGVNWAYASATVDAQMILAIAGFLLLVLLSGYLIIYNIFTISVSRDIRFYGLLKTIGTTGRQIKHIVRRQAFLLCLLGIPFGLILGWLCGKVIMPAVMRSTNFGDAYVISVNPLIFVGAALFSLFTVWVSCIRPSRLAARVSPVEAIRYTGVSATCKKKTRKYRKSTKVTPVSMAIAGLQRDRKKTVVVLLSLSLSLVLLNAAYTIVKGFDMEKYVSERVVSDFIISDASIRNSFTQTEVLDGVTPQATDKIKHLPGLEDIGSVYMKESRHVLDKNGYRNTMKVLDKYSDELPMPYAEETVRMAREEHTLPSHIYGMDTFTAEKLTIRSGKPDMEKFRSGNYVIVSSFYNTGEGIYYQVGDRVTIDFGNGVKKEYEVLAVGMPPYALGPQHSHYLDIYFTLPTGEYTKMLGKTQPLCTAFDVNDAHIMEAEAWIADYCTNVETSLDYESRYSYIKQFEDTQTMFAVVGGALSIILGLIGVLNFMNAVVTSIMSRKRELAMLQSVGMTGKQLQKMVIYEGFSYAGMTLLFALTVGSAVCYGLVWAITNQMWFFTYHFTLLPVLLCAPLLLTIAALIPVLAYKMMARESIVERLRETE from the coding sequence ATGATCAGAGTGAAGAATAAAAAAGCGATCCGCAATCTATCGGATAAAAGCTTGAGAGCCAGCCGTCTGAGGAACAGTGTGGCGGTTATTGCCATCATTTTAACTACGGTTCTGTTCACAGCCCTGTTCACGATCGGCGGCAGCATAATGGACACGCTTCAGGAGAATACCATGCGGCAGGTAGGCACCCGCGCCCATGCAGGATTCAAATTTCTGACGCAGCAGCAATACGATAGTGTTTGCAAGGATCCGAAAATCAAGGATATCTCTTATAACATATTGATCGGCTTCGGAGAAAATCCGGAATTGAATAAAATACATACGGAGATCCGCTGGACGGAGGCCAAGGCTGCGGAGTGGTCATATTCTATACCTACCACAGGCAGTTTACCCGAGGAAAGACATGAAGTTGCTGCCAGCACGGATGTGCTGGACGCCCTAGGAGTTCTTCATCAGCTCGGAGCACAGGTACCGTTGGAATTTACGGCAAACGGTGTGTACTACAGCCAAACATTTACCCTTAGCGGTTTCTGGGAGCAGGACAAGGCATTGGCAGCCAATCAGGTATATCTGTCGCGAGAATACTGCGATGCGGTTGCACCGGTCATTACGATACCTGTCTATGAGAATCCCAATGCGGATATGTCCTATTTGGCAGGGTCCATCAACCCCTCGTTTTGGTTCGCCACTTCCTGGGATATTGACGGGCAGGTATCGGCATTGATGGCACGCTGTGGCTTTGATCCGCAGTATGTCAACTCGGGCGTTAACTGGGCGTATGCTTCGGCTACGGTGGATGCCCAAATGATCCTTGCAATTGCAGGTTTTCTCCTGTTAGTATTGCTTTCAGGGTATCTCATTATCTACAATATTTTTACCATTTCCGTTTCTCGTGATATCCGGTTTTATGGGCTATTAAAGACCATAGGGACTACCGGACGACAAATCAAACACATTGTCAGACGGCAGGCATTTTTACTCTGCCTATTGGGTATTCCTTTCGGTCTGATTTTGGGATGGCTTTGCGGCAAAGTGATTATGCCGGCTGTTATGAGAAGCACTAATTTTGGTGATGCCTATGTGATTTCCGTTAACCCGTTAATTTTTGTTGGCGCGGCTCTTTTCTCCCTGTTTACGGTATGGGTGAGCTGCATCAGACCAAGCCGATTGGCAGCAAGGGTTTCACCTGTCGAAGCAATCCGATATACCGGCGTATCGGCAACGTGCAAGAAAAAAACCCGTAAATACCGCAAATCTACAAAGGTCACACCTGTTTCCATGGCTATTGCCGGGCTGCAGCGCGACCGGAAAAAGACGGTGGTTGTGCTGCTTTCCCTTTCCTTGTCCCTGGTGCTTTTGAATGCGGCCTATACCATTGTTAAAGGTTTTGATATGGAGAAATATGTTTCTGAACGCGTCGTCAGCGACTTCATAATCTCCGATGCCTCGATCCGCAACAGTTTCACGCAGACAGAGGTTCTCGACGGAGTGACGCCGCAGGCAACGGATAAGATCAAACACCTTCCCGGGTTGGAGGACATAGGCAGTGTATATATGAAAGAAAGCAGACATGTTCTGGATAAGAATGGTTATAGGAATACGATGAAGGTACTTGATAAATACAGCGATGAACTGCCGATGCCCTATGCAGAGGAAACAGTCCGTATGGCGCGTGAGGAACACACGCTGCCCTCCCATATTTACGGCATGGATACATTCACAGCGGAGAAGCTGACTATCCGTTCTGGAAAGCCGGATATGGAGAAGTTCCGCAGCGGAAATTACGTTATTGTCAGCAGCTTTTACAATACCGGAGAAGGGATCTACTACCAGGTGGGCGACCGGGTAACAATTGATTTCGGCAACGGTGTTAAGAAGGAATACGAGGTGCTGGCCGTCGGGATGCCGCCTTACGCTCTCGGCCCGCAGCACAGTCACTATCTTGATATTTATTTTACGCTCCCGACTGGTGAATATACGAAAATGTTGGGCAAAACCCAACCGCTCTGCACGGCATTCGATGTTAATGATGCGCACATTATGGAGGCTGAAGCGTGGATCGCAGACTACTGTACCAATGTCGAAACGAGTCTCGATTACGAATCCCGTTATAGTTACATCAAACAGTTTGAGGATACACAGACCATGTTTGCCGTTGTAGGAGGAGCGCTAAGCATTATTCTGGGATTGATCGGCGTGTTAAACTTCATGAATGCCGTAGTGACCTCCATTATGAGCCGCAAGCGTGAACTGGCGATGCTGCAAAGTGTGGGAATGACCGGAAAGCAGTTGCAAAAAATGGTGATCTATGAAGGGTTTTCTTACGCCGGAATGACACTCCTGTTTGCGTTGACCGTCGGCAGCGCAGTCTGTTACGGATTGGTCTGGGCCATCACCAATCAGATGTGGTTTTTCACCTATCACTTCACATTGCTTCCGGTGCTTTTATGCGCACCCCTGCTGCTTACCATCGCAGCGCTAATTCCGGTTCTTGCCTACAAGATGATGGCCCGGGAAAGTATTGTTGAGCGCTTACGCGAAACGGAATAA
- a CDS encoding MBL fold metallo-hydrolase, producing MFFGASIVAGISRILILGEAKVEQMIIKALVENTSVSEEYKNEHGLCLYIETLNHKLLFDLGASSLFAENAKKLGVDISEVDLVVISHGHYDHGGGLKTFLNVNAKAKIYVNRQAFAKHYASRQGGEKVYIGLDEALMQSERLIFAGEHFIIDQELELFSNIKGRKLISSGNQDLLMESGGMLVQDDFSHEQNLIISEGGKTLLVAGCAHNGIVNIIDHMIEIKHSPPHYVIGGFHLYSRSADKHEDPALINLIGLYLKDTGSFCYTCHCTGIEPYQSLKEIMREKIKYLSTGSQLKILS from the coding sequence GTGTTTTTTGGAGCAAGCATTGTTGCCGGCATCAGCAGAATACTTATTCTAGGAGAGGCAAAGGTTGAACAAATGATCATAAAAGCACTGGTAGAAAATACATCAGTTTCTGAAGAGTACAAAAATGAACATGGACTCTGCTTGTACATTGAGACTCTAAATCATAAACTCCTGTTTGATTTGGGGGCAAGCTCTTTGTTTGCAGAAAATGCTAAAAAGTTGGGGGTTGATATTTCGGAGGTTGACCTGGTTGTAATATCCCACGGCCATTATGACCACGGGGGCGGGCTTAAAACTTTTTTGAATGTAAACGCCAAGGCAAAAATATATGTAAACCGGCAAGCATTTGCTAAACACTATGCGAGCAGACAGGGCGGAGAAAAAGTTTATATAGGCCTAGATGAAGCGCTGATGCAGAGTGAACGCTTGATTTTTGCCGGGGAGCATTTCATTATCGATCAAGAACTTGAATTGTTTTCCAACATCAAAGGCAGAAAACTTATTTCGTCAGGCAATCAGGATCTATTAATGGAGTCGGGTGGTATGCTTGTGCAGGATGATTTTAGTCACGAGCAGAACCTGATTATCAGCGAAGGTGGGAAGACATTGCTGGTAGCAGGATGCGCTCATAACGGAATCGTAAATATTATTGATCATATGATCGAGATAAAACATAGTCCTCCGCACTATGTTATCGGAGGCTTTCATTTATACAGCCGTTCGGCAGACAAGCATGAAGATCCGGCCTTAATTAATCTAATAGGGTTATACCTCAAGGATACAGGATCATTTTGCTATACTTGCCATTGTACTGGTATTGAGCCCTATCAAAGTTTAAAAGAAATTATGAGAGAAAAAATCAAATATTTATCTACAGGGAGCCAATTAAAGATACTATCTTGA
- a CDS encoding response regulator transcription factor: MNEQGVYAIKKILIIEDDMALSNGIALALQDNDFSFVQAQELCLAKKCMKEIPIDLIILDINLPDGNGLDFLRELRRSSAVPVIILTANDMETDVVTGLELGADDYITKPFSLMILRARVHARLRKGNFAPAEIISIDCFQFAFDKMEFSKNGIPIELSKTEQKLLRILIANRGNTLTRTKLADTIWSDGTEYVDENALSVSIKRLRDKLEDKPSEPKYIKTVYGIGYTWAVK; encoded by the coding sequence ATGAATGAGCAGGGGGTGTATGCGATTAAAAAGATTCTGATTATTGAAGATGATATGGCCTTAAGCAATGGAATTGCACTGGCTTTGCAAGATAATGATTTTTCGTTTGTTCAAGCCCAAGAACTGTGTCTGGCAAAAAAGTGCATGAAGGAAATACCGATTGATCTGATTATTTTGGACATTAATCTGCCTGATGGAAACGGCTTGGATTTTCTCAGAGAGCTGCGCAGATCATCCGCCGTTCCGGTAATCATACTGACAGCCAACGATATGGAAACGGATGTCGTTACCGGACTGGAACTGGGAGCAGACGATTATATTACCAAACCTTTCAGCTTGATGATTTTGCGCGCCAGGGTGCACGCACGGCTAAGGAAAGGAAATTTTGCACCTGCCGAAATCATCAGCATCGACTGTTTTCAGTTTGCTTTTGATAAAATGGAGTTTTCCAAAAACGGTATTCCAATCGAACTCAGTAAAACCGAGCAAAAGCTTTTGCGCATATTGATCGCGAACAGGGGTAATACGCTTACCAGAACAAAGCTTGCTGATACCATTTGGAGCGATGGAACGGAGTATGTGGATGAAAACGCCCTTTCCGTATCGATCAAACGGCTGCGCGATAAGCTGGAGGATAAACCTTCTGAACCAAAATATATTAAAACAGTGTATGGAATCGGCTATACATGGGCGGTGAAGTGA
- a CDS encoding DUF5320 domain-containing protein, with translation MPRGDGTGPQGMGSVTGRGAGFCAGAMPGFRNVGNARGMDKGNGRGGCGGRGGRGFRRMNCVNGFPAEGRFDYSTYYGANMPAGSEKEFLSKKVKFLEKQLQFMKERLNEVGKEAE, from the coding sequence ATGCCAAGAGGAGATGGAACCGGTCCACAGGGAATGGGATCGGTGACAGGCAGAGGCGCAGGTTTTTGTGCAGGTGCGATGCCGGGATTCAGGAACGTAGGAAACGCTCGTGGAATGGATAAAGGCAATGGCCGGGGAGGATGCGGTGGACGCGGAGGACGCGGATTCAGGAGAATGAATTGCGTTAACGGTTTTCCGGCAGAGGGTCGTTTTGACTATTCCACATATTACGGAGCCAATATGCCTGCAGGAAGTGAAAAGGAATTTCTGAGCAAAAAGGTAAAATTTTTAGAAAAGCAGCTTCAATTTATGAAAGAACGTTTAAATGAAGTCGGTAAAGAGGCTGAATAA
- a CDS encoding DUF5320 domain-containing protein, which produces MPGFDRTGPAGKGSMTGGRRGNCMSAATETNTPEQNGSTGRVFLRRGLSLDGGFGCGGGKKSSGRRQGR; this is translated from the coding sequence ATGCCAGGTTTTGACAGAACAGGTCCTGCGGGAAAAGGTTCAATGACCGGAGGGAGAAGAGGAAATTGCATGTCGGCTGCTACCGAAACCAATACGCCGGAACAGAATGGATCTACAGGCAGAGTTTTTCTTAGAAGAGGACTTTCCTTGGATGGCGGTTTTGGCTGTGGAGGAGGTAAAAAATCTTCAGGAAGAAGACAGGGTAGATAA
- a CDS encoding sensor histidine kinase: MDQLVVMCILVAVAVVLIGTMAILFYRRRTRRTIEKLGTILDKAISGDFSESIFDESELSAVEAKMARFMSICTVSSKNLTEERNKIKSLISDISHQTKTPIANILLYSQLLNEKHLPEDCAVCVKALSAQAEKLNFLISSLVKASRLETGIISVLPKQENVQRLIEQAVQQIIPKADEKGISVSVENTEIQAGFDLKWTTEALYNILDNAVKYTDCGGAITVKAAAYELFCRIDVTDNGIGIEEEEHSKIFIRFYRSTAVSNQEGVGIGLYLAREIVSAEGGYIRVSSTPGSGSTFSVFLPMV; the protein is encoded by the coding sequence ATGGATCAACTGGTCGTGATGTGTATCCTCGTTGCAGTGGCTGTAGTGTTGATTGGCACGATGGCCATTCTCTTTTATCGCAGAAGAACCCGGCGTACAATTGAAAAGCTGGGGACTATTCTTGACAAAGCGATCAGCGGAGACTTCTCAGAAAGTATATTTGATGAATCCGAATTGTCGGCAGTAGAAGCAAAAATGGCCCGGTTTATGTCCATTTGCACCGTATCATCCAAAAACCTGACTGAAGAACGGAATAAAATCAAAAGCCTGATTTCAGATATATCCCACCAAACCAAAACGCCTATCGCCAACATCCTTCTATACTCACAACTGTTAAACGAGAAACACCTTCCGGAGGATTGCGCCGTATGCGTGAAGGCTTTATCCGCGCAGGCCGAGAAACTGAACTTTCTGATTAGTTCTCTTGTCAAGGCGTCGCGGCTTGAGACAGGTATCATCTCAGTATTGCCAAAGCAGGAAAACGTACAGCGCCTGATTGAACAGGCGGTTCAACAGATTATTCCGAAGGCAGATGAAAAAGGAATATCTGTTTCCGTTGAAAATACCGAAATTCAGGCTGGCTTTGATTTAAAATGGACTACCGAAGCGTTGTATAATATTCTGGACAATGCGGTGAAATACACGGATTGTGGTGGCGCCATCACGGTAAAAGCTGCAGCCTATGAACTTTTCTGCCGTATCGATGTTACAGATAACGGAATCGGCATAGAAGAAGAGGAACACAGCAAAATATTCATCCGGTTTTACCGTTCGACTGCCGTATCCAATCAGGAAGGTGTCGGTATCGGCCTTTATCTGGCCAGAGAAATCGTTTCTGCGGAAGGCGGTTATATAAGGGTGTCATCAACACCGGGCAGCGGTTCAACGTTTTCGGTTTTCTTACCGATGGTTTAA
- a CDS encoding GTP-binding protein, protein MNVLIIGGFLGSGKTSFIQQFSRYVVKKYCQTNPDLKVVIIENEVGTVGIDDSLLRTSGLEVKELFSGCACCTLAGDLANTMIELQKKANPEWVIMEATGIAYPKQIRQVLQDIGIDSRICVLVDASRWKRILTPLYQLLTAQLKDADVILLNKTDLVNEEQKRDIMRSIDDFNTTAERIETVAIENMDTRIFDVVMGG, encoded by the coding sequence ATGAATGTTTTAATCATCGGCGGCTTTCTGGGATCCGGCAAAACGAGTTTTATCCAACAGTTTTCACGCTATGTTGTAAAGAAATACTGCCAAACAAACCCTGATTTAAAAGTCGTTATCATTGAAAACGAAGTTGGTACAGTGGGTATTGACGATAGCTTGCTCCGAACCAGTGGCCTTGAAGTCAAAGAATTGTTTTCGGGATGTGCCTGTTGTACCTTGGCTGGTGATTTAGCCAATACGATGATTGAATTACAAAAGAAGGCCAATCCTGAATGGGTTATCATGGAGGCGACCGGTATCGCCTATCCTAAACAGATCAGACAAGTACTGCAGGACATAGGAATTGATTCACGTATTTGTGTCCTGGTAGACGCTTCGCGCTGGAAAAGAATATTAACCCCTTTGTATCAGTTACTCACAGCGCAGCTGAAGGATGCTGATGTGATCCTGCTCAATAAGACAGACTTAGTGAATGAAGAGCAAAAACGCGATATTATGAGGTCAATCGATGACTTCAATACGACGGCAGAGCGTATAGAAACGGTCGCTATCGAGAATATGGACACCCGTATTTTTGATGTGGTTATGGGAGGGTAA
- a CDS encoding iron-containing alcohol dehydrogenase, with protein MENTHNFYLPKTNLIGIGAIKDLPTQLLSWKLSKALIVTDKNMIKLGYVENIEKILKSLFIAYDIFDGVLHPNPTVSFVEDGLSYFHHGLNVLKRDYKIIISIGGGTNHDCAKAIAAVAANGGSIIDYEGYNKVMKPALPLIAINTTAGSAAELTHTAIITDESRKVKMVMTSSLMLPFISVNDPIFMTTMPKEVTASSGFDVISHGVEAFVSTEAFPATDALALEAIRLAFEYLPRAYENGNDLEAREKMMHANIMAGMAFNNAGLGYVHALAHQVGGFYSNTHGFNNAALLPHVFKFNAPAIPEHRILKLCEAMGTMTHNKEQAVSIIIESIQNLCSKIGINPKLSLMGFKMPDIKTLSLNALKDICVMTNPRQGTVEDVITIYQNAY; from the coding sequence TTGGAAAATACGCATAACTTTTACCTGCCCAAAACAAACCTGATTGGTATCGGCGCCATCAAAGACCTACCTACCCAGCTGTTGTCCTGGAAATTAAGCAAAGCCTTGATCGTTACCGATAAAAACATGATCAAGCTGGGTTATGTGGAAAATATTGAAAAAATACTGAAGAGCCTGTTTATTGCCTATGACATATTTGACGGGGTGTTGCACCCTAATCCGACTGTTTCTTTCGTCGAAGACGGCCTGAGTTATTTTCACCATGGTTTAAATGTCCTTAAAAGAGATTATAAGATAATCATTTCCATTGGCGGCGGGACCAATCATGACTGTGCCAAAGCGATTGCTGCCGTTGCCGCGAATGGCGGTTCAATCATTGACTATGAAGGATATAACAAGGTTATGAAACCTGCCCTCCCTTTGATTGCGATCAATACCACAGCAGGTTCTGCTGCGGAACTCACCCACACCGCCATCATTACGGATGAGTCACGCAAAGTAAAAATGGTCATGACCTCTTCCCTGATGCTTCCGTTTATTTCGGTGAATGATCCCATTTTTATGACGACGATGCCCAAAGAAGTTACGGCCAGTTCAGGATTTGATGTTATCTCCCATGGCGTCGAAGCCTTCGTCTCGACCGAAGCATTTCCAGCCACCGATGCTTTAGCCTTGGAAGCGATCAGACTGGCATTTGAATACCTGCCACGGGCTTATGAGAACGGCAACGATCTGGAAGCACGAGAAAAAATGATGCATGCCAATATCATGGCGGGTATGGCTTTTAATAATGCGGGGCTAGGCTATGTCCATGCCCTGGCGCATCAGGTAGGCGGTTTTTACAGTAATACGCATGGTTTTAATAATGCTGCATTATTGCCGCATGTTTTTAAGTTTAATGCCCCGGCTATTCCTGAGCATCGTATTCTCAAACTGTGTGAAGCCATGGGAACGATGACGCATAACAAGGAGCAAGCCGTGAGTATTATCATTGAATCAATCCAAAACTTATGTTCTAAAATCGGTATCAATCCGAAGTTATCCTTAATGGGATTTAAAATGCCGGATATTAAAACACTTTCCCTGAATGCATTAAAGGACATTTGTGTCATGACGAACCCACGCCAAGGAACAGTGGAAGATGTGATAACTATCTATCAGAATGCTTATTAA
- a CDS encoding CGGC domain-containing protein, translated as MKKIGIIICGRYQNCGGGKCLRSLKEHTGGFSLYPKDEELELVGYSYCGGCPGGNIEYVPQEMIKNGAEVIHLATGMIVGYPPCPRYSLSAFAEVDGTRICLNHQYRFPPTFSVGGFLF; from the coding sequence ATGAAAAAGATTGGGATTATTATTTGCGGCCGTTATCAGAATTGCGGCGGTGGGAAGTGTTTGCGGTCCTTAAAAGAACATACCGGAGGATTTTCATTATATCCAAAGGATGAAGAGCTGGAACTTGTCGGCTATTCATATTGTGGAGGATGTCCTGGTGGTAATATAGAGTACGTTCCTCAGGAAATGATAAAAAACGGTGCTGAAGTGATTCATTTAGCAACAGGAATGATTGTTGGATATCCTCCTTGTCCAAGATATAGCCTCTCGGCATTCGCCGAGGTCGATGGCACAAGGATTTGCTTGAACCATCAATATCGATTTCCTCCTACCTTTTCGGTAGGGGGATTTCTTTTTTGA